A window from Gottschalkiaceae bacterium SANA encodes these proteins:
- a CDS encoding 4Fe-4S binding protein, producing the protein MKKERIPMMDHLWVITILFFALGFVNIGLSLAGLICMILPFILYWKSGEKLWCKNYCPRASLFLRVLSRISLKKPLPKGFTKQKVKTGVLIYFGLNLFFATMSTIMVSLGRVAPIDYLRFLIAFPIPIDLPQLIRVDLSPWFLHLSFRIYSMMLTSTTIGLILGFLYVPRAWCVICPIQTLTTKRPVNILD; encoded by the coding sequence ATGAAGAAAGAAAGAATTCCGATGATGGATCATTTATGGGTGATTACGATTTTGTTTTTTGCGCTTGGCTTTGTGAATATAGGCTTATCGCTTGCAGGACTTATTTGTATGATTTTGCCTTTTATCCTGTACTGGAAAAGTGGGGAGAAGCTTTGGTGTAAGAACTATTGTCCTAGAGCGAGTTTGTTTTTGAGAGTTCTGAGCCGAATTTCTTTAAAAAAACCACTGCCGAAAGGATTTACCAAGCAGAAGGTGAAAACAGGCGTGCTGATCTATTTTGGGCTCAATTTATTCTTTGCAACCATGTCAACGATTATGGTCAGTTTAGGTCGTGTCGCACCTATTGATTATCTTCGTTTCCTCATTGCTTTCCCTATCCCGATTGATTTGCCTCAGTTGATTCGGGTGGATCTTTCTCCGTGGTTCCTTCATTTATCCTTTCGGATTTATTCGATGATGCTGACTTCAACCACGATCGGACTGATTCTTGGATTCCTCTATGTACCCCGAGCATGGTGCGTAATTTGTCCCATTCAGACCTTAACAACGAAGAGGCCTGTGAATATTCTGGATTAA
- a CDS encoding cytidine deaminase has translation MDIQDLIERAIEAMSYAYTPYSNFKVGAALLTKSGKIFTGCNIENAAFSPTVCAERTAIFKAVSEGETEFEAIAVVGGPNGELKETGDFTGPCGVCRQVLMEFGSDIKIISANSVNEYFINTVADLTPKAFGPANLTE, from the coding sequence ATGGATATTCAAGATTTAATAGAACGAGCGATTGAGGCAATGAGTTATGCTTATACTCCGTATTCCAACTTTAAAGTGGGCGCAGCACTTCTAACCAAGAGTGGAAAGATTTTTACGGGCTGTAACATTGAAAATGCGGCTTTTTCTCCAACGGTTTGTGCGGAACGAACAGCAATTTTCAAAGCTGTTTCTGAGGGTGAGACAGAATTTGAAGCGATTGCTGTTGTAGGGGGACCCAATGGGGAATTGAAAGAAACCGGTGATTTCACGGGACCGTGCGGTGTTTGTCGCCAGGTATTGATGGAATTTGGATCGGACATCAAGATCATTAGTGCGAATAGCGTTAACGAGTATTTTATTAATACGGTGGCTGATTTAACACCCAAAGCGTTTGGACCCGCCAATTTAACGGAGTAG
- a CDS encoding DUF1576 domain-containing protein, which translates to MIPIRKVEEKQQSQHRLLVLLLVFPVLFLVFSMFVKSNELTWFEGMLGIFTSPGTLLTDFFEVGGIRAAFTNAAVMGGVTLYLFKRYQVRIGGLSIAAFFTVLGFSFFGKNPLNIFPIFIGGVIYCRYQKIEIRDVLLVLLFSTGLSPIVSQIMFAGIFKPGIAFALGMAIGILIGFIIVPISSHMLRFHDGFNLYNLGFTAGIIGTIFTSIMRSFRIEIEPVFLVYQKNHVVMILFMICLLVYLILIGLQINPKAIQNYRGILRFPGRTVTDFPRLVGYGVTFVNMGVMGLLSVIYVVLVDGIFNGPVLAAIFTVVGFSAFGKHPKNSFSVVLGVWIAAVFFGYDLQSTGMILAVLFSTTIAPIAGTYGPIAGVIAGMLHLALVTNIGGVHGGINLYNNGFSGGLVAGFFVPIIDAFKKGGR; encoded by the coding sequence ATGATACCAATTCGCAAGGTTGAGGAAAAGCAACAATCACAACATCGCTTGCTTGTTCTTTTACTTGTTTTTCCAGTTTTGTTTCTCGTATTTAGTATGTTCGTTAAATCTAACGAACTGACATGGTTTGAGGGAATGCTTGGAATTTTTACCTCACCGGGCACACTATTAACTGATTTTTTTGAGGTTGGAGGAATTCGTGCCGCGTTTACCAATGCTGCTGTTATGGGTGGAGTAACACTATATCTATTCAAGCGTTATCAAGTACGAATTGGTGGCTTATCAATTGCTGCCTTTTTTACAGTCTTAGGCTTCTCATTTTTTGGAAAGAATCCGTTGAACATTTTTCCGATATTTATTGGCGGAGTGATTTATTGCCGGTATCAAAAAATTGAAATTCGGGATGTTCTGCTGGTGCTGTTGTTCAGTACTGGTTTATCTCCAATCGTTAGTCAGATTATGTTTGCTGGAATTTTCAAGCCGGGTATCGCATTCGCATTGGGCATGGCGATTGGGATTCTAATCGGTTTTATTATTGTTCCGATTTCATCTCATATGTTACGTTTCCATGATGGGTTTAATTTGTATAACCTGGGCTTTACTGCTGGAATTATTGGCACCATTTTTACAAGTATTATGAGGAGCTTTCGAATTGAAATCGAACCAGTTTTTTTGGTGTATCAGAAGAATCATGTTGTGATGATTCTTTTTATGATTTGTTTGCTTGTATATTTGATTTTGATTGGTTTGCAGATTAATCCGAAAGCAATACAAAACTATCGTGGGATCCTGCGGTTCCCAGGTCGAACCGTCACCGATTTTCCTAGGTTAGTTGGATATGGAGTGACCTTTGTGAATATGGGCGTTATGGGCTTACTGAGTGTGATCTATGTTGTTTTGGTAGACGGTATTTTTAATGGACCGGTGCTGGCAGCAATTTTCACCGTTGTGGGTTTTTCTGCTTTTGGGAAACACCCGAAGAATAGCTTTTCTGTCGTCCTAGGCGTTTGGATTGCGGCTGTATTTTTTGGTTATGATTTGCAATCGACGGGGATGATTCTTGCTGTTCTATTTTCTACAACGATTGCGCCCATAGCAGGGACTTATGGACCCATTGCGGGTGTAATTGCCGGGATGTTGCATTTGGCACTTGTCACGAATATCGGTGGTGTTCATGGAGGGATCAACCTCTATAACAATGGTTTTTCAGGTGGGCTCGTTGCCGGTTTCTTTGTGCCGATTATCGATGCTTTTAAAAAAGGAGGAAGATAA
- a CDS encoding rubredoxin, whose product MNAYKCTVCGYTYRPERGDWIHDIPPHTAFEDLPDDWRCPTCNQPKMAFEEIKR is encoded by the coding sequence ATGAATGCTTATAAGTGTACTGTATGCGGATACACCTACCGACCGGAACGAGGAGACTGGATTCACGACATTCCTCCTCATACAGCTTTCGAGGATCTCCCAGATGATTGGAGATGCCCAACTTGCAATCAACCTAAGATGGCCTTTGAAGAGATTAAAAGATAG
- a CDS encoding BglG family transcription antiterminator, producing the protein MKQRQFALLRWILQHDSVAENEILERYMISKRTLQYDIKAINEWLMERTLPELTRMNDGCFQLLLTQLMQEQVLQEIESHSILFHQMNERAREEYLLFLLYFEKDFVTAQALSKKLEMSRNSIRKILVDLQEKVKAEGVYLKSKPKSGWALIGDEADLRRCFVKWFHEVFVNRGSGVDIHRNAMLQMIEGEIPKWADWKKERFSILSKGISDRSSGRVVASIVISILRHQNAKELSVQPIEIPVLVESGALPRFEALIKGFDFPLNHQDHVFCAKYLLGNRAIDMDQKIEVVFDELPKIVKTMVKDMCEISHNPIREPERLVKSLIAHLQPTIFRIRFGIEVENSLLAQIQERYRGYYRAARIASRPLEQHFLIHMPAEEVAFIAMHFGAFIEKEQKKQIRILLVCHEGMATVRLIESRLREEFDSYEIIGIMSRNEYMECREIHADLIVTTVNLQGKGLPIVQVEPLLSERNQNRLGELLNKRTNHRDKSTERILQEVERYCTIHQPRLLRSSIQEILEEKQSGKKLSDCLPLDRIQLGVHAETWQDAVQLAAEPLSQCGAITESYHLKMMENIERFRAYVVVKKSVAMPHARPEDGALDTQASLVVLSKGVKFGHPKNDPVRVVFVLTSIDGHQHLRALDTFRKMIATEDALKYLKQMKDREVCKKWIAELEQ; encoded by the coding sequence ATGAAACAACGACAATTTGCTCTATTGCGATGGATTTTGCAACATGATTCTGTTGCTGAAAATGAAATACTTGAACGATACATGATTTCAAAGAGAACCTTACAATATGACATCAAGGCAATCAATGAATGGTTGATGGAACGTACGCTGCCTGAGTTGACTCGAATGAATGACGGATGCTTTCAATTGTTGTTGACTCAATTGATGCAGGAACAGGTTTTGCAAGAAATTGAAAGCCATAGCATCCTTTTTCATCAAATGAATGAAAGGGCGCGAGAAGAGTATTTGTTATTTTTGCTTTATTTTGAGAAAGATTTTGTGACTGCCCAAGCGCTGAGCAAGAAGCTTGAAATGAGTCGCAACAGCATACGTAAAATCTTGGTCGATCTGCAGGAAAAGGTTAAAGCAGAAGGTGTATATTTGAAAAGCAAGCCAAAGTCCGGATGGGCATTGATTGGTGATGAGGCTGATCTTCGCCGTTGCTTTGTTAAATGGTTCCATGAAGTCTTTGTTAATCGAGGCTCAGGGGTGGATATTCATAGAAATGCGATGCTTCAAATGATCGAGGGTGAGATTCCGAAATGGGCGGATTGGAAAAAAGAACGGTTTTCTATCCTATCGAAGGGGATTTCAGATCGATCTAGCGGGCGTGTCGTTGCAAGTATTGTAATTTCAATCTTGCGTCATCAAAATGCGAAAGAATTAAGTGTGCAGCCCATAGAAATTCCAGTTCTGGTCGAAAGTGGCGCATTACCGCGTTTTGAGGCTTTAATCAAAGGCTTTGATTTTCCTTTGAATCATCAGGATCACGTGTTCTGTGCTAAGTATCTTTTGGGAAATCGAGCGATTGACATGGATCAGAAGATTGAAGTCGTCTTCGATGAACTACCTAAGATTGTGAAGACCATGGTTAAAGATATGTGCGAAATTTCCCACAATCCGATCCGTGAACCTGAACGGCTAGTGAAGAGTTTGATTGCTCATTTGCAACCTACAATTTTCCGTATTCGGTTTGGTATTGAAGTGGAAAATTCTCTGCTTGCACAAATTCAAGAAAGATATCGAGGGTATTATCGGGCAGCACGAATTGCATCCCGTCCTTTAGAACAGCATTTTTTGATTCATATGCCAGCAGAAGAAGTGGCCTTTATCGCTATGCATTTCGGTGCATTTATCGAGAAAGAGCAGAAAAAGCAGATCCGAATTCTTCTCGTTTGTCACGAAGGGATGGCTACGGTACGATTGATTGAATCACGTTTACGGGAAGAATTTGATTCCTATGAAATTATAGGAATCATGAGCCGGAATGAATATATGGAATGTCGTGAGATCCATGCAGATTTGATTGTAACAACGGTGAATTTACAGGGAAAGGGACTTCCAATAGTACAAGTAGAGCCTTTGTTATCTGAACGCAATCAGAATCGATTGGGAGAACTATTAAACAAGAGAACGAATCATCGAGATAAATCTACAGAAAGGATCCTCCAGGAAGTGGAACGGTATTGTACGATTCATCAGCCTCGACTTCTACGGTCCTCGATTCAAGAAATTTTGGAAGAAAAACAGTCTGGGAAAAAACTGTCTGATTGCTTGCCCCTTGATCGAATTCAATTGGGTGTTCATGCGGAAACCTGGCAGGATGCGGTTCAGCTTGCAGCAGAACCACTTTCGCAATGCGGTGCCATCACGGAAAGCTATCATTTAAAAATGATGGAAAACATCGAACGATTTCGAGCCTATGTTGTTGTGAAAAAATCTGTGGCAATGCCTCATGCAAGGCCAGAAGACGGTGCTTTGGATACCCAGGCTAGTCTTGTGGTTCTTTCCAAAGGCGTAAAATTCGGCCATCCTAAAAACGATCCCGTACGTGTTGTCTTTGTTCTGACATCGATAGATGGTCATCAGCACTTAAGGGCTTTGGACACCTTTCGGAAAATGATTGCAACAGAGGATGCGTTGAAATACTTAAAGCAAATGAAAGATCGGGAGGTGTGCAAGAAATGGATAGCCGAACTGGAACAATAA
- a CDS encoding PTS ascorbate transporter subunit IIC, producing the protein MIELGAQIAKNGYLIMALYVLVGGILMRQNWKKTMRSVIRAAIGVILLTLGGEVIMRSLVSLTYVFQRSFRVIGILSSNERLLAYTDSQYGGMLYGIMLVGMAINVLMARFTRFKYVFLAGHQVLFMSGALAAMATYLTLSPLVGILSAGILLGVMMTVFPHLIQPYTERITGKKEMAVGHFSSLGFFLSAWIGKVFHKEADESIKRKNANGFLDDHIVATAIFMVAIFLISALFAKRSYVEDITGGNFYLLFALEQGLTFTGGVYIIINGVRLIIQEIMPIFQQVAKRFVPNAIPALDVSMLFVYQRGRLMLGFVGSLLGGVLAMFVLGTWSVWVIIPSSTVYFFSGSASGLYGYSTGGKRGAILSSVLFGFALGALPILTMRLLSELGFYRVVFPEIDFQILAGITMGIKRIIQLLGFAG; encoded by the coding sequence ATGATTGAGCTTGGAGCACAAATTGCGAAGAATGGATACTTGATTATGGCCTTGTATGTTCTTGTAGGCGGAATACTGATGCGTCAGAATTGGAAAAAAACCATGCGATCCGTAATTCGAGCGGCCATCGGAGTGATCCTCCTCACCTTGGGCGGGGAAGTGATTATGAGATCCTTGGTCAGCTTGACCTATGTTTTTCAACGCAGTTTTCGCGTGATTGGCATCTTGTCCAGCAATGAACGATTACTGGCTTATACAGATAGTCAATATGGAGGCATGTTGTATGGGATCATGCTAGTTGGAATGGCCATTAATGTATTGATGGCCCGATTTACACGATTCAAGTACGTTTTTTTGGCGGGTCATCAAGTACTATTTATGAGTGGCGCGTTGGCAGCTATGGCAACCTATCTAACTCTTTCGCCCTTAGTCGGGATTTTGAGTGCAGGGATTTTGTTGGGTGTGATGATGACGGTTTTTCCCCATTTGATTCAACCCTATACAGAACGAATTACGGGGAAAAAAGAAATGGCTGTCGGTCATTTTTCCAGTCTGGGATTTTTTTTAAGCGCATGGATTGGCAAGGTGTTTCATAAGGAAGCGGACGAATCTATTAAAAGGAAGAATGCAAATGGATTCTTAGATGATCATATTGTAGCAACAGCGATTTTCATGGTTGCGATATTTTTAATCAGTGCGCTTTTTGCCAAGCGATCCTATGTGGAGGATATTACCGGTGGAAACTTCTATTTGTTATTTGCCTTGGAACAAGGATTGACATTTACTGGAGGCGTTTATATTATCATTAACGGTGTGAGATTGATTATTCAAGAAATTATGCCAATCTTTCAGCAAGTTGCAAAACGATTTGTTCCCAATGCGATTCCGGCTTTGGATGTATCAATGTTGTTCGTTTATCAACGTGGAAGACTGATGTTGGGATTTGTCGGTTCTTTGCTTGGTGGTGTTTTAGCTATGTTTGTTTTGGGGACTTGGAGCGTATGGGTGATTATTCCTTCATCAACCGTTTATTTCTTCAGTGGTTCTGCCTCTGGTCTCTATGGATACTCTACGGGAGGGAAGCGTGGTGCTATTCTTTCCTCGGTTCTATTTGGTTTCGCTTTGGGTGCTTTGCCGATTTTGACCATGAGGTTGCTCTCGGAATTGGGATTTTACCGTGTTGTTTTCCCAGAAATTGATTTTCAAATTTTGGCTGGCATTACCATGGGAATTAAACGAATTATCCAATTGTTAGGATTTGCGGGCTAG
- a CDS encoding ABC transporter substrate-binding protein, which translates to MKRFFSLVLVLMMALTVFAGCASDEAAAPAADALPGDGLELVVYAGLMEDHAILAMREFEKETGVNVDMVRMSGGEIFARIKAEKENPSASVWYGGGALTFIQAKNEGLLENYQSPIAETIPANFKDSEGAWTGIYSGYLGIEGNKKWLEENGMELPKTFDDLLKPEFKGNIVIAHPGSSSTAYNFLATVIQLKGEEEGFKYLQKFNEQVRQYTKSGSAPGRMVGMGEAPIAIGFLHDAIKYQKEGYEDLIFTAPEDGTGYEIGAVGIIKDGPDQEAAKLFVDWALSKEAQELGQTVGSYQFLTNPDANPPEAAMQLKGTTLIDYDFVWAGNQRQAFIEKFMELTQTELPTE; encoded by the coding sequence ATGAAACGATTTTTTTCACTCGTACTAGTTTTAATGATGGCATTAACTGTTTTTGCGGGGTGTGCAAGTGATGAAGCAGCAGCACCGGCGGCAGATGCTTTACCGGGCGATGGTCTTGAACTTGTGGTTTATGCAGGATTGATGGAAGATCATGCAATCTTGGCAATGCGAGAATTTGAGAAGGAAACTGGTGTTAATGTCGACATGGTTCGAATGAGCGGTGGTGAAATTTTTGCTCGAATTAAAGCCGAGAAAGAAAATCCATCAGCGAGTGTTTGGTATGGTGGTGGCGCATTAACATTTATTCAAGCCAAGAACGAAGGATTGTTGGAAAACTATCAATCACCTATTGCAGAAACGATCCCAGCGAACTTTAAAGATTCAGAGGGCGCATGGACTGGTATATACTCTGGCTATCTTGGTATTGAAGGCAATAAAAAGTGGTTGGAAGAAAATGGAATGGAATTGCCAAAAACATTTGATGACCTATTGAAACCGGAATTCAAAGGCAATATTGTTATTGCTCATCCTGGCTCTTCATCGACTGCCTATAACTTCTTGGCGACCGTTATTCAATTGAAGGGCGAGGAAGAAGGCTTCAAGTATCTGCAGAAATTTAACGAGCAGGTTCGTCAATACACGAAATCAGGCTCCGCTCCAGGACGTATGGTTGGTATGGGTGAAGCGCCAATCGCCATCGGTTTCTTGCACGATGCGATTAAATATCAAAAAGAAGGTTATGAAGATTTGATATTTACAGCACCGGAAGATGGAACGGGTTATGAAATCGGCGCAGTTGGTATTATCAAAGACGGACCGGATCAAGAAGCAGCGAAATTATTTGTTGATTGGGCATTGTCTAAGGAAGCACAAGAGTTGGGACAGACAGTTGGTTCGTACCAGTTCTTGACAAATCCTGACGCAAATCCACCGGAAGCAGCTATGCAATTGAAAGGAACAACATTGATCGATTATGATTTTGTCTGGGCTGGAAATCAACGACAGGCTTTTATTGAGAAATTCATGGAGTTGACTCAAACTGAATTGCCAACAGAGTAG
- a CDS encoding iron ABC transporter permease encodes MQTNTRKLKMKSEIATMKNVIRDPALFTTIIIVLSIVTLFIVIPLFRIMGSSFLFEGGVSTKYYEAIFTKAYNRLIIKNTLKLGLTVSILATSIGFLFAYASAYLKMKSKRLFDAIAILPIISPPFLIALSAILLFGRTGLISRGLLGMRDAEIYGFKGLVLVQTLTFFPVAYLVLSGLLKQIDPSVEEASRSLGASRSEVFRTVTVPLMAPGIANAALLIFIQSVADFGNPMVIGGNYTTMAAQIYLQGIGSMDMSGATALAMILLVISVSAFIIQKYYVGKKSYITVTGKISRARQLIDEPHIVKPIQVLVILISLLVGMMYILVPIGSFVKLWGVNYSLTLDHFRYVMDLGIKPILDTTVLALIATPITGILAMVIAFLTVRRRFPGRSYMEFTTMLAIAIPGTVIGLGYVLTFNTGPVVLTGTATILIIAFMIRSMPVGIRSGIAALQQIDPSIEEAASILGASSQKVFTSVTLPMIRPAFFSGLVNSFARSMTLVSTVIFLVSARWNLLTVAIMAQIDQGKIGVASVYSTILIIIVASVISLIRVIVSRFGVSADDIVL; translated from the coding sequence ATGCAAACGAACACGAGAAAATTAAAGATGAAATCTGAGATTGCTACCATGAAAAATGTGATCAGAGATCCGGCTTTGTTTACGACGATCATTATTGTCTTGTCAATAGTGACATTATTTATTGTAATTCCGTTATTTCGCATTATGGGTAGCAGTTTTCTTTTTGAAGGTGGAGTTTCAACCAAGTACTATGAAGCAATTTTTACAAAAGCGTATAATCGATTAATTATTAAGAATACGTTAAAACTCGGTTTGACAGTCAGTATCTTGGCGACGAGTATCGGTTTCCTTTTCGCCTATGCATCGGCTTATCTAAAGATGAAAAGTAAGCGACTTTTTGATGCGATTGCAATTTTACCCATTATTTCACCACCCTTTTTAATTGCATTGTCGGCAATTTTACTATTTGGACGAACGGGTTTGATTAGCCGAGGACTCTTGGGCATGAGAGATGCTGAAATCTATGGTTTCAAAGGACTGGTTTTGGTTCAGACGTTGACCTTTTTCCCAGTTGCCTATCTGGTCTTATCCGGCCTGTTAAAGCAGATTGATCCATCGGTGGAAGAAGCATCTAGAAGCCTGGGTGCATCAAGAAGCGAAGTGTTTAGAACGGTTACGGTGCCCTTGATGGCACCTGGAATCGCCAATGCAGCGTTACTAATTTTCATTCAATCCGTTGCCGATTTCGGCAATCCCATGGTAATCGGTGGGAATTACACCACCATGGCGGCGCAGATTTATCTACAGGGGATTGGTAGCATGGATATGAGCGGAGCAACGGCTCTAGCGATGATTCTGTTGGTGATCTCAGTATCGGCATTTATTATTCAAAAATATTATGTAGGAAAAAAATCCTATATTACAGTAACGGGTAAAATCTCTCGTGCACGACAATTAATCGATGAACCCCATATCGTGAAACCGATTCAAGTACTGGTTATATTGATCAGTCTATTGGTTGGAATGATGTATATTCTTGTACCGATTGGTTCGTTTGTAAAATTGTGGGGTGTCAATTATTCCTTAACCTTAGACCATTTCCGCTATGTCATGGATCTGGGAATCAAACCAATTTTGGATACAACGGTTCTTGCTTTAATTGCGACTCCGATTACCGGAATTTTAGCGATGGTCATTGCTTTTCTTACGGTGCGTCGAAGATTTCCAGGGCGAAGCTATATGGAATTTACAACCATGTTGGCGATTGCCATTCCAGGAACCGTTATTGGACTCGGCTATGTATTGACCTTTAATACAGGGCCAGTGGTTTTAACGGGAACAGCTACTATTTTGATCATTGCATTTATGATCAGAAGTATGCCAGTTGGAATTCGATCGGGTATAGCGGCACTTCAACAAATCGATCCATCCATTGAAGAGGCTGCCAGTATTTTGGGTGCTTCCAGTCAAAAAGTGTTTACCTCAGTTACTTTGCCAATGATTCGTCCCGCTTTCTTTAGCGGACTTGTGAACTCCTTTGCAAGAAGTATGACATTGGTTTCTACCGTGATTTTCTTGGTATCAGCACGATGGAATTTACTGACGGTTGCAATAATGGCACAGATTGATCAGGGTAAGATTGGCGTAGCCAGTGTGTATTCAACCATTTTGATTATTATTGTGGCGAGTGTCATTTCACTGATTCGAGTTATTGTATCTCGATTTGGCGTAAGTGCGGATGATATCGTGTTGTAG
- a CDS encoding ABC transporter ATP-binding protein, translated as MKEAKGILLKNLTKTFVTSKNTQVEAVKQVNLTIRPGEFVTLLGPSGCGKTTILRMVAGFETLTEGEVVIGNEDVSPLTPDKRDISMVFQNYALFPHMNVYNNIAYGLKLQKLPKKEIDERVNRILTMMKMEDFASRVPSQMSGGQQQRVSLARALVMEPAVLLFDEPLSNLDAKLRLHMRDEIRRIQQEVGITSIYVTHDQSEAMGLSDKVVIMKDGMIQQVGSPHEIYQMPANAFVAGFIGRANIIPGVIESKEEEATVVEVKGVKYRVPRATEHEIGETIEMVLRPESVTLGVEEFETQVSKSIFMGETHEYEVKWGDTILQICESNPFGKPSYDVGDKLMLGFDEKALHIL; from the coding sequence ATGAAAGAAGCAAAAGGAATACTTTTAAAAAATCTGACGAAGACATTTGTCACGTCAAAAAACACCCAGGTTGAGGCTGTTAAACAAGTGAATTTAACCATCAGACCCGGTGAATTTGTAACGCTTTTAGGACCTTCGGGCTGTGGGAAAACGACTATTTTGAGAATGGTTGCAGGATTCGAAACCTTGACTGAGGGTGAGGTTGTCATTGGGAACGAGGATGTGAGCCCTTTGACACCGGATAAGCGAGATATCTCAATGGTCTTTCAAAACTATGCTTTGTTTCCCCATATGAATGTCTATAACAATATCGCCTATGGATTGAAGCTTCAAAAACTACCCAAAAAGGAGATTGACGAGCGGGTTAATCGGATTTTAACTATGATGAAGATGGAGGATTTTGCAAGTCGAGTTCCATCACAGATGTCTGGTGGGCAACAGCAAAGGGTTTCACTTGCTCGTGCCTTGGTGATGGAGCCAGCAGTCTTGCTCTTTGATGAGCCCTTGTCGAATCTGGATGCGAAGCTTCGTCTCCATATGCGAGATGAAATTCGAAGAATTCAGCAAGAGGTTGGGATTACATCAATCTATGTAACTCACGATCAATCGGAAGCGATGGGACTTTCTGACAAGGTTGTTATTATGAAAGACGGCATGATCCAGCAAGTCGGTTCTCCTCATGAGATTTATCAAATGCCGGCCAATGCTTTTGTTGCGGGATTTATCGGGCGAGCCAATATTATACCTGGTGTCATTGAGTCCAAGGAAGAGGAAGCGACGGTGGTTGAAGTCAAAGGCGTAAAATACCGGGTGCCACGTGCAACGGAACATGAGATCGGGGAAACGATAGAAATGGTGCTACGGCCCGAGAGTGTCACTCTTGGTGTAGAAGAATTTGAAACCCAAGTAAGCAAGAGTATCTTTATGGGAGAAACCCATGAATACGAGGTAAAATGGGGAGATACGATTCTTCAAATTTGTGAGAGCAATCCATTTGGCAAACCAAGCTATGACGTGGGCGACAAGCTGATGTTGGGTTTTGATGAGAAAGCCTTGCATATTTTATAA
- a CDS encoding MBL fold metallo-hydrolase produces MKLEKLTDGIVFSHPVEETDRPILAGIRGDEFTLLIDAGNSKAHYQEFEIALAEQGFPLRNALVLTHWHWDHIFGAASATGPVFAHRLTREKMKELKDYEWTDEALEQRVLSGLEIEFCRACLLKELPSPREVVIRIPEVEVDKRMIVDLGRTKCVIEHIGSEHAEDHLIIYSEEDRVLFIGDILFVDIYDGEWYWTPRKVESLIDRLLSYPAEWIVASHVYPVQSRAIFEAECEWIRWIGQVVEASESLAIAKVRIEVEENGRVEEALEMAGWFFEGLKREKEERNG; encoded by the coding sequence ATGAAGCTTGAAAAACTAACAGATGGAATTGTATTTTCTCATCCAGTGGAGGAAACGGACCGCCCGATTCTCGCCGGAATACGTGGTGATGAGTTTACCCTACTTATTGATGCGGGCAATTCGAAAGCCCATTACCAAGAATTTGAAATTGCATTGGCAGAACAGGGATTTCCACTGCGAAATGCTCTCGTTTTAACCCATTGGCATTGGGATCATATTTTTGGTGCGGCATCAGCGACAGGACCGGTTTTCGCTCATCGATTGACCCGGGAAAAAATGAAGGAATTAAAGGATTATGAATGGACTGACGAAGCGCTTGAACAGCGAGTCTTGAGCGGACTTGAAATCGAATTTTGCAGAGCGTGTCTTTTGAAGGAATTACCAAGTCCAAGAGAAGTTGTTATTCGAATTCCAGAGGTTGAAGTGGATAAACGAATGATCGTGGATCTTGGACGGACAAAGTGTGTCATAGAACATATTGGAAGTGAACATGCAGAGGACCATTTGATCATCTATTCAGAAGAAGATCGCGTACTTTTTATTGGAGATATTCTCTTTGTCGATATTTATGACGGGGAATGGTATTGGACACCGAGAAAGGTTGAGAGTCTGATCGATCGATTGTTGTCTTATCCGGCCGAGTGGATCGTGGCTTCTCATGTTTATCCGGTACAGTCTCGAGCAATCTTTGAAGCAGAATGCGAGTGGATTCGATGGATCGGCCAAGTCGTGGAAGCCTCGGAATCTTTGGCAATTGCTAAAGTGAGAATTGAAGTGGAAGAAAACGGACGTGTGGAAGAAGCACTTGAAATGGCAGGCTGGTTCTTTGAAGGGCTAAAAAGAGAAAAGGAAGAAAGAAACGGGTAA